The following are encoded together in the Brassica napus cultivar Da-Ae chromosome A9, Da-Ae, whole genome shotgun sequence genome:
- the LOC106405765 gene encoding methylcrotonoyl-CoA carboxylase subunit alpha, mitochondrial isoform X4 has product MSMTIWALRRDVRRKSYSILVRYISGSSSSGRSSVKPNEQCIEKVLVANRGEIACRIMRTAKRLGIQTVAVYSDADRDSLHVKSADEAVRIGPPPARLSYLSAAAIMEAAARTGAQAIHPGYGFLSESSDFAQLCEDSGLTFIGPPASAIRDMGDKSASKRIMGAAGVPLVPGYHGHEQDIDHMKSEAGKIGYPIIIKPTHGGGGKGMRIVQSEKDFADSFLGAQREAAASFGVNTILLEKYITRPRHIEVQVFGDKHGNVLHLYERDCSVQRRHQKIIEEAPAPNISEKFRASLGQAAVSAARAVGYYNAGTVEFIVDTESDQFYFMEMNTRLQVEHPVTEMIVGQDLVEWQIRVANGEPLPISQAEVPLLGHAFEARIYAENVPKGFLPATGVLNHYRPVAVSSSVRVETGVEQGDTVSMHYDPMIAKLVVSGGNRGEALVKLKDCLSNFQVAGVPTNINFLQKLASHKEFAVGNVETHFIEHHRTDLFADESNPAAAEMAYKAAKHSAALVAACVSAIEHSSWNESNHGKLPSIWHSHPPFRVHHEAKQTIELEWDNECEGTGSNLVSLGVINQPDGSYLIQEGSDSPSLEVRVTRAGGNCDFRVEAAGLSMNVTIAAYLKDGYKHIHIWRGSEHHQFKQKVGIEFSGDEEGVQHRTSSETSSHPPGTVVAPMAGLVVKVLVENEAKVDQGQPVLVMEAMKMEHVVKAPSSGSIQDLKVKAGQQVSDGSALFRIKG; this is encoded by the exons ATGTCGATGACGATATGGGCACTTCGCCGTGACGTTCGCCGGAAAAGTTACTCGATCCTCGTCAGATACATCTCCGGCTCTTCATCTTCTGGAAGATCTTCGGTCAAGCCTAATGAGCAGTGTATCGAGAAGGTTCTAGTGGCGAACAGAGGCGAGATCGCTTGCCGGATCATGAGAACTGCGAAGCGTCTAGGGATTCAGACCGTCGCTGTTTACAGCGACGCTGACAGAGACTCTCTCCACGTGAAATCTGCCGACGAGGCCGTACGAATCGGCCCTCCTCCGGCTCGGCTCAGTTACCTCAGCGCCGCCGCTATCATGGAGGCAGCGGCTCGAACCGGCGCACAG gCAATACACCCTGGCTACGGGTTCTTGTCGGAAAGTTCGGACTTTGCTCAGCTCTGTGAAGATTCGGGACTAACATTCATTGGACCTCCAGCATCTGCAATTAGAGACATGGGTGATAAAAG TGCATCCAAGAGAATAATGGGGGCTGCTGGAGTTCCTCTCGTGCCTGGGTATCATGGCCATGAGCAAGATATTGATCATATGAAGTCAGAAGCGGGAAAGATTGGATACCCTATTATAATCAAACCAACACATGGAGGTGGGGGAAAG GGAATGAGGATAGTGCAAAGTGAGAAGGATTTTGCTGACTCGTTTTTGGGGGCTCAACGTGAGGCTGCTGCTTCTTTTGGCGTTAACACAATTCTTCTCGAGAAATACATCACTCGACCGAGGCATATAGAAGTCCAG GTATTTGGTGACAAACATGGGAATGTTCTTCATCTTTACGAAAGGGATTGCAGTGTACAAAGAAGACACCAAAAGATTATTGAAGAAGCTCCTGCG CCTAATATATCTGAAAAGTTCCGGGCTAGCTTAGGCCAAGCTGCTGTCTCTGCTGCACGG GCAGTTGGATATTACAATGCTGGGACGGTGGAGTTCATAGTTGACACTGAGTCtgatcaattttattttatggagATGAACACCCGTCTCCAG GTTGAGCATCCTGTAACTGAGATGATTGTTGGTCAAGATCTTGTGGAATGGCAGATTCGTGTTGCCAATGGGGAACCTCTCCCCATTAGCCAAGCCGAGGTGCCATTGTTAG GTCATGCCTTTGAGGCGAGGATATATGCTGAAAATGTTCCAAAGGGATTTCTTCCTGCAACTGGAGTCCTCAATCATTATCGCCCTGTTGCAGTCTCATCATCAG TTCGGGTGGAAACTGGAGTTGAGCAAGGAGACACTGTTAGCATGCACTATGATCCTATGATTGCAAAGCTTGTTGTATCTGGAGGCAATCGCGGCGAAGCTTTAGTGAAACTTAAGGACTGCTTGTCTAACTTTCAG GTAGCAGGTGTACCTACAAACATAAATTTCCTTCAAAAACTTGCTAGTCACAAAGAGTTTGCAGTGGGCAACGTAGAAACTCATTTTATAGAGCACCATAGAACCGATCTATTCGCTGATGAAAGCAATCCAGCTGCAGCGGAAATGGCATACAAGGCAGCTAAGCATAGTGCAGCTTTGGTAGCTGCTTGTGTATCCGCAATCGAGCATTCTTCTTGGAATGAAAGTAACCATG GGAAGCTTCCATCAATATGGCATTCTCATCCTCCTTTTAGAGTCCATCATGAAGCCAAGCAAACGATTGAGCTTGAGTGGGACAACGAATGCGAGGGAACTGGCTCGAACCTTGTATCACTCGGCGTAATAAATCAACCAGATGGAAGCTATCTCATACAGGAAGGCAGTGATTCTCCAAGTTTAGAAGTCAGAGTAACTCGAGCAGGAGGAAACTGCGATTTTAGAGTTGAAGCGGCCGGGTTGAGCATGAACGTTACTATAGCCGCGTACTTGAAG GATGGTTATAAACACATCCATATATGGCGCGGTTCAGAACACCACCAGTTCAAGCAGAAGGTTGGGATTGAATTCTCTGGAGATGAAGAAGGTGTCCAACACAGAACGAGCTCAGAAACATCATCACACCCTCCAGGAACCGTTGTGGCCCCCATGGCTGGTTTGGTAGTGAAGGTCCTGGTCGAAAACGAAGCCAAAGTAGATCAAGGTCAACCAGTATTAGTCATGGAGGCAATGAAGATGGAG CATGTTGTGAAAGCACCGTCTTCTGGAAGCATACAGGACCTCAAAGTTAAAGCAGGCCAACAGGTTTCAGATGGAAGTGCTCTATTCAGGATCAAAG GGTAA
- the LOC106405765 gene encoding methylcrotonoyl-CoA carboxylase subunit alpha, mitochondrial isoform X2, translating to MSMTIWALRRDVRRKSYSILVRYISGSSSSGRSSVKPNEQCIEKVLVANRGEIACRIMRTAKRLGIQTVAVYSDADRDSLHVKSADEAVRIGPPPARLSYLSAAAIMEAAARTGAQAIHPGYGFLSESSDFAQLCEDSGLTFIGPPASAIRDMGDKSASKRIMGAAGVPLVPGYHGHEQDIDHMKSEAGKIGYPIIIKPTHGGGGKGMRIVQSEKDFADSFLGAQREAAASFGVNTILLEKYITRPRHIEVQVFGDKHGNVLHLYERDCSVQRRHQKIIEEAPAPNISEKFRASLGQAAVSAARAVGYYNAGTVEFIVDTESDQFYFMEMNTRLQVEHPVTEMIVGQDLVEWQIRVANGEPLPISQAEVPLLGHAFEARIYAENVPKGFLPATGVLNHYRPVAVSSSAVRVETGVEQGDTVSMHYDPMIAKLVVSGGNRGEALVKLKDCLSNFQVAGVPTNINFLQKLASHKEFAVGNVETHFIEHHRTDLFADESNPAAAEMAYKAAKHSAALVAACVSAIEHSSWNESNHGKLPSIWHSHPPFRVHHEAKQTIELEWDNECEGTGSNLVSLGVINQPDGSYLIQEGSDSPSLEVRVTRAGGNCDFRVEAAGLSMNVTIAAYLKDGYKHIHIWRGSEHHQFKQKVGIEFSGDEEGVQHRTSSETSSHPPGTVVAPMAGLVVKVLVENEAKVDQGQPVLVMEAMKMEHVVKAPSSGSIQDLKVKAGQQVSDGSALFRIKG from the exons ATGTCGATGACGATATGGGCACTTCGCCGTGACGTTCGCCGGAAAAGTTACTCGATCCTCGTCAGATACATCTCCGGCTCTTCATCTTCTGGAAGATCTTCGGTCAAGCCTAATGAGCAGTGTATCGAGAAGGTTCTAGTGGCGAACAGAGGCGAGATCGCTTGCCGGATCATGAGAACTGCGAAGCGTCTAGGGATTCAGACCGTCGCTGTTTACAGCGACGCTGACAGAGACTCTCTCCACGTGAAATCTGCCGACGAGGCCGTACGAATCGGCCCTCCTCCGGCTCGGCTCAGTTACCTCAGCGCCGCCGCTATCATGGAGGCAGCGGCTCGAACCGGCGCACAG gCAATACACCCTGGCTACGGGTTCTTGTCGGAAAGTTCGGACTTTGCTCAGCTCTGTGAAGATTCGGGACTAACATTCATTGGACCTCCAGCATCTGCAATTAGAGACATGGGTGATAAAAG TGCATCCAAGAGAATAATGGGGGCTGCTGGAGTTCCTCTCGTGCCTGGGTATCATGGCCATGAGCAAGATATTGATCATATGAAGTCAGAAGCGGGAAAGATTGGATACCCTATTATAATCAAACCAACACATGGAGGTGGGGGAAAG GGAATGAGGATAGTGCAAAGTGAGAAGGATTTTGCTGACTCGTTTTTGGGGGCTCAACGTGAGGCTGCTGCTTCTTTTGGCGTTAACACAATTCTTCTCGAGAAATACATCACTCGACCGAGGCATATAGAAGTCCAG GTATTTGGTGACAAACATGGGAATGTTCTTCATCTTTACGAAAGGGATTGCAGTGTACAAAGAAGACACCAAAAGATTATTGAAGAAGCTCCTGCG CCTAATATATCTGAAAAGTTCCGGGCTAGCTTAGGCCAAGCTGCTGTCTCTGCTGCACGG GCAGTTGGATATTACAATGCTGGGACGGTGGAGTTCATAGTTGACACTGAGTCtgatcaattttattttatggagATGAACACCCGTCTCCAG GTTGAGCATCCTGTAACTGAGATGATTGTTGGTCAAGATCTTGTGGAATGGCAGATTCGTGTTGCCAATGGGGAACCTCTCCCCATTAGCCAAGCCGAGGTGCCATTGTTAG GTCATGCCTTTGAGGCGAGGATATATGCTGAAAATGTTCCAAAGGGATTTCTTCCTGCAACTGGAGTCCTCAATCATTATCGCCCTGTTGCAGTCTCATCATCAG CAGTTCGGGTGGAAACTGGAGTTGAGCAAGGAGACACTGTTAGCATGCACTATGATCCTATGATTGCAAAGCTTGTTGTATCTGGAGGCAATCGCGGCGAAGCTTTAGTGAAACTTAAGGACTGCTTGTCTAACTTTCAG GTAGCAGGTGTACCTACAAACATAAATTTCCTTCAAAAACTTGCTAGTCACAAAGAGTTTGCAGTGGGCAACGTAGAAACTCATTTTATAGAGCACCATAGAACCGATCTATTCGCTGATGAAAGCAATCCAGCTGCAGCGGAAATGGCATACAAGGCAGCTAAGCATAGTGCAGCTTTGGTAGCTGCTTGTGTATCCGCAATCGAGCATTCTTCTTGGAATGAAAGTAACCATG GGAAGCTTCCATCAATATGGCATTCTCATCCTCCTTTTAGAGTCCATCATGAAGCCAAGCAAACGATTGAGCTTGAGTGGGACAACGAATGCGAGGGAACTGGCTCGAACCTTGTATCACTCGGCGTAATAAATCAACCAGATGGAAGCTATCTCATACAGGAAGGCAGTGATTCTCCAAGTTTAGAAGTCAGAGTAACTCGAGCAGGAGGAAACTGCGATTTTAGAGTTGAAGCGGCCGGGTTGAGCATGAACGTTACTATAGCCGCGTACTTGAAG GATGGTTATAAACACATCCATATATGGCGCGGTTCAGAACACCACCAGTTCAAGCAGAAGGTTGGGATTGAATTCTCTGGAGATGAAGAAGGTGTCCAACACAGAACGAGCTCAGAAACATCATCACACCCTCCAGGAACCGTTGTGGCCCCCATGGCTGGTTTGGTAGTGAAGGTCCTGGTCGAAAACGAAGCCAAAGTAGATCAAGGTCAACCAGTATTAGTCATGGAGGCAATGAAGATGGAG CATGTTGTGAAAGCACCGTCTTCTGGAAGCATACAGGACCTCAAAGTTAAAGCAGGCCAACAGGTTTCAGATGGAAGTGCTCTATTCAGGATCAAAG GGTAA
- the LOC106405765 gene encoding methylcrotonoyl-CoA carboxylase subunit alpha, mitochondrial isoform X1, which yields MSMTIWALRRDVRRKSYSILVRYISGSSSSGRSSVKPNEQCIEKVLVANRGEIACRIMRTAKRLGIQTVAVYSDADRDSLHVKSADEAVRIGPPPARLSYLSAAAIMEAAARTGAQAIHPGYGFLSESSDFAQLCEDSGLTFIGPPASAIRDMGDKSASKRIMGAAGVPLVPGYHGHEQDIDHMKSEAGKIGYPIIIKPTHGGGGKGMRIVQSEKDFADSFLGAQREAAASFGVNTILLEKYITRPRHIEVQVFGDKHGNVLHLYERDCSVQRRHQKIIEEAPAPNISEKFRASLGQAAVSAARAVGYYNAGTVEFIVDTESDQFYFMEMNTRLQVEHPVTEMIVGQDLVEWQIRVANGEPLPISQAEVPLLGHAFEARIYAENVPKGFLPATGVLNHYRPVAVSSSAVRVETGVEQGDTVSMHYDPMIAKLVVSGGNRGEALVKLKDCLSNFQVAGVPTNINFLQKLASHKEFAVGNVETHFIEHHRTDLFADESNPAAAEMAYKAAKHSAALVAACVSAIEHSSWNESNHGKLPSIWHSHPPFRVHHEAKQTIELEWDNECEGTGSNLVSLGVINQPDGSYLIQEGSDSPSLEVRVTRAGGNCDFRVEAAGLSMNVTIAAYLKDGYKHIHIWRGSEHHQFKQKVGIEFSGDEEGVQHRTSSETSSHPPGTVVAPMAGLVVKVLVENEAKVDQGQPVLVMEAMKMEHVVKAPSSGSIQDLKVKAGQQVSDGSALFRIKG from the exons ATGTCGATGACGATATGGGCACTTCGCCGTGACGTTCGCCGGAAAAGTTACTCGATCCTCGTCAGATACATCTCCGGCTCTTCATCTTCTGGAAGATCTTCGGTCAAGCCTAATGAGCAGTGTATCGAGAAGGTTCTAGTGGCGAACAGAGGCGAGATCGCTTGCCGGATCATGAGAACTGCGAAGCGTCTAGGGATTCAGACCGTCGCTGTTTACAGCGACGCTGACAGAGACTCTCTCCACGTGAAATCTGCCGACGAGGCCGTACGAATCGGCCCTCCTCCGGCTCGGCTCAGTTACCTCAGCGCCGCCGCTATCATGGAGGCAGCGGCTCGAACCGGCGCACAG gCAATACACCCTGGCTACGGGTTCTTGTCGGAAAGTTCGGACTTTGCTCAGCTCTGTGAAGATTCGGGACTAACATTCATTGGACCTCCAGCATCTGCAATTAGAGACATGGGTGATAAAAG TGCATCCAAGAGAATAATGGGGGCTGCTGGAGTTCCTCTCGTGCCTGGGTATCATGGCCATGAGCAAGATATTGATCATATGAAGTCAGAAGCGGGAAAGATTGGATACCCTATTATAATCAAACCAACACATGGAGGTGGGGGAAAG GGAATGAGGATAGTGCAAAGTGAGAAGGATTTTGCTGACTCGTTTTTGGGGGCTCAACGTGAGGCTGCTGCTTCTTTTGGCGTTAACACAATTCTTCTCGAGAAATACATCACTCGACCGAGGCATATAGAAGTCCAG GTATTTGGTGACAAACATGGGAATGTTCTTCATCTTTACGAAAGGGATTGCAGTGTACAAAGAAGACACCAAAAGATTATTGAAGAAGCTCCTGCG CCTAATATATCTGAAAAGTTCCGGGCTAGCTTAGGCCAAGCTGCTGTCTCTGCTGCACGG GCAGTTGGATATTACAATGCTGGGACGGTGGAGTTCATAGTTGACACTGAGTCtgatcaattttattttatggagATGAACACCCGTCTCCAG GTTGAGCATCCTGTAACTGAGATGATTGTTGGTCAAGATCTTGTGGAATGGCAGATTCGTGTTGCCAATGGGGAACCTCTCCCCATTAGCCAAGCCGAGGTGCCATTGTTAG GTCATGCCTTTGAGGCGAGGATATATGCTGAAAATGTTCCAAAGGGATTTCTTCCTGCAACTGGAGTCCTCAATCATTATCGCCCTGTTGCAGTCTCATCATCAG CAGTTCGGGTGGAAACTGGAGTTGAGCAAGGAGACACTGTTAGCATGCACTATGATCCTATGATTGCAAAGCTTGTTGTATCTGGAGGCAATCGCGGCGAAGCTTTAGTGAAACTTAAGGACTGCTTGTCTAACTTTCAG GTAGCAGGTGTACCTACAAACATAAATTTCCTTCAAAAACTTGCTAGTCACAAAGAGTTTGCAGTGGGCAACGTAGAAACTCATTTTATAGAGCACCATAGAACCGATCTATTCGCTGATGAAAGCAATCCAGCTGCAGCGGAAATGGCATACAAGGCAGCTAAGCATAGTGCAGCTTTGGTAGCTGCTTGTGTATCCGCAATCGAGCATTCTTCTTGGAATGAAAGTAACCATG GGAAGCTTCCATCAATATGGCATTCTCATCCTCCTTTTAGAGTCCATCATGAAGCCAAGCAAACGATTGAGCTTGAGTGGGACAACGAATGCGAGGGAACTGGCTCGAACCTTGTATCACTCGGCGTAATAAATCAACCAGATGGAAGCTATCTCATACAGGAAGGCAGTGATTCTCCAAGTTTAGAAGTCAGAGTAACTCGAGCAGGAGGAAACTGCGATTTTAGAGTTGAAGCGGCCGGGTTGAGCATGAACGTTACTATAGCCGCGTACTTGAAG GATGGTTATAAACACATCCATATATGGCGCGGTTCAGAACACCACCAGTTCAAGCAGAAGGTTGGGATTGAATTCTCTGGAGATGAAGAAGGTGTCCAACACAGAACGAGCTCAGAAACATCATCACACCCTCCAGGAACCGTTGTGGCCCCCATGGCTGGTTTGGTAGTGAAGGTCCTGGTCGAAAACGAAGCCAAAGTAGATCAAGGTCAACCAGTATTAGTCATGGAGGCAATGAAGATGGAG CATGTTGTGAAAGCACCGTCTTCTGGAAGCATACAGGACCTCAAAGTTAAAGCAGGCCAACAGGTTTCAGATGGAAGTGCTCTATTCAGGATCAAAGGTTAG
- the LOC106405765 gene encoding methylcrotonoyl-CoA carboxylase subunit alpha, mitochondrial isoform X3 yields MSMTIWALRRDVRRKSYSILVRYISGSSSSGRSSVKPNEQCIEKVLVANRGEIACRIMRTAKRLGIQTVAVYSDADRDSLHVKSADEAVRIGPPPARLSYLSAAAIMEAAARTGAQAIHPGYGFLSESSDFAQLCEDSGLTFIGPPASAIRDMGDKSASKRIMGAAGVPLVPGYHGHEQDIDHMKSEAGKIGYPIIIKPTHGGGGKGMRIVQSEKDFADSFLGAQREAAASFGVNTILLEKYITRPRHIEVQVFGDKHGNVLHLYERDCSVQRRHQKIIEEAPAPNISEKFRASLGQAAVSAARAVGYYNAGTVEFIVDTESDQFYFMEMNTRLQVEHPVTEMIVGQDLVEWQIRVANGEPLPISQAEVPLLGHAFEARIYAENVPKGFLPATGVLNHYRPVAVSSSVRVETGVEQGDTVSMHYDPMIAKLVVSGGNRGEALVKLKDCLSNFQVAGVPTNINFLQKLASHKEFAVGNVETHFIEHHRTDLFADESNPAAAEMAYKAAKHSAALVAACVSAIEHSSWNESNHGKLPSIWHSHPPFRVHHEAKQTIELEWDNECEGTGSNLVSLGVINQPDGSYLIQEGSDSPSLEVRVTRAGGNCDFRVEAAGLSMNVTIAAYLKDGYKHIHIWRGSEHHQFKQKVGIEFSGDEEGVQHRTSSETSSHPPGTVVAPMAGLVVKVLVENEAKVDQGQPVLVMEAMKMEHVVKAPSSGSIQDLKVKAGQQVSDGSALFRIKG; encoded by the exons ATGTCGATGACGATATGGGCACTTCGCCGTGACGTTCGCCGGAAAAGTTACTCGATCCTCGTCAGATACATCTCCGGCTCTTCATCTTCTGGAAGATCTTCGGTCAAGCCTAATGAGCAGTGTATCGAGAAGGTTCTAGTGGCGAACAGAGGCGAGATCGCTTGCCGGATCATGAGAACTGCGAAGCGTCTAGGGATTCAGACCGTCGCTGTTTACAGCGACGCTGACAGAGACTCTCTCCACGTGAAATCTGCCGACGAGGCCGTACGAATCGGCCCTCCTCCGGCTCGGCTCAGTTACCTCAGCGCCGCCGCTATCATGGAGGCAGCGGCTCGAACCGGCGCACAG gCAATACACCCTGGCTACGGGTTCTTGTCGGAAAGTTCGGACTTTGCTCAGCTCTGTGAAGATTCGGGACTAACATTCATTGGACCTCCAGCATCTGCAATTAGAGACATGGGTGATAAAAG TGCATCCAAGAGAATAATGGGGGCTGCTGGAGTTCCTCTCGTGCCTGGGTATCATGGCCATGAGCAAGATATTGATCATATGAAGTCAGAAGCGGGAAAGATTGGATACCCTATTATAATCAAACCAACACATGGAGGTGGGGGAAAG GGAATGAGGATAGTGCAAAGTGAGAAGGATTTTGCTGACTCGTTTTTGGGGGCTCAACGTGAGGCTGCTGCTTCTTTTGGCGTTAACACAATTCTTCTCGAGAAATACATCACTCGACCGAGGCATATAGAAGTCCAG GTATTTGGTGACAAACATGGGAATGTTCTTCATCTTTACGAAAGGGATTGCAGTGTACAAAGAAGACACCAAAAGATTATTGAAGAAGCTCCTGCG CCTAATATATCTGAAAAGTTCCGGGCTAGCTTAGGCCAAGCTGCTGTCTCTGCTGCACGG GCAGTTGGATATTACAATGCTGGGACGGTGGAGTTCATAGTTGACACTGAGTCtgatcaattttattttatggagATGAACACCCGTCTCCAG GTTGAGCATCCTGTAACTGAGATGATTGTTGGTCAAGATCTTGTGGAATGGCAGATTCGTGTTGCCAATGGGGAACCTCTCCCCATTAGCCAAGCCGAGGTGCCATTGTTAG GTCATGCCTTTGAGGCGAGGATATATGCTGAAAATGTTCCAAAGGGATTTCTTCCTGCAACTGGAGTCCTCAATCATTATCGCCCTGTTGCAGTCTCATCATCAG TTCGGGTGGAAACTGGAGTTGAGCAAGGAGACACTGTTAGCATGCACTATGATCCTATGATTGCAAAGCTTGTTGTATCTGGAGGCAATCGCGGCGAAGCTTTAGTGAAACTTAAGGACTGCTTGTCTAACTTTCAG GTAGCAGGTGTACCTACAAACATAAATTTCCTTCAAAAACTTGCTAGTCACAAAGAGTTTGCAGTGGGCAACGTAGAAACTCATTTTATAGAGCACCATAGAACCGATCTATTCGCTGATGAAAGCAATCCAGCTGCAGCGGAAATGGCATACAAGGCAGCTAAGCATAGTGCAGCTTTGGTAGCTGCTTGTGTATCCGCAATCGAGCATTCTTCTTGGAATGAAAGTAACCATG GGAAGCTTCCATCAATATGGCATTCTCATCCTCCTTTTAGAGTCCATCATGAAGCCAAGCAAACGATTGAGCTTGAGTGGGACAACGAATGCGAGGGAACTGGCTCGAACCTTGTATCACTCGGCGTAATAAATCAACCAGATGGAAGCTATCTCATACAGGAAGGCAGTGATTCTCCAAGTTTAGAAGTCAGAGTAACTCGAGCAGGAGGAAACTGCGATTTTAGAGTTGAAGCGGCCGGGTTGAGCATGAACGTTACTATAGCCGCGTACTTGAAG GATGGTTATAAACACATCCATATATGGCGCGGTTCAGAACACCACCAGTTCAAGCAGAAGGTTGGGATTGAATTCTCTGGAGATGAAGAAGGTGTCCAACACAGAACGAGCTCAGAAACATCATCACACCCTCCAGGAACCGTTGTGGCCCCCATGGCTGGTTTGGTAGTGAAGGTCCTGGTCGAAAACGAAGCCAAAGTAGATCAAGGTCAACCAGTATTAGTCATGGAGGCAATGAAGATGGAG CATGTTGTGAAAGCACCGTCTTCTGGAAGCATACAGGACCTCAAAGTTAAAGCAGGCCAACAGGTTTCAGATGGAAGTGCTCTATTCAGGATCAAAGGTTAG